CACATGTAAAATAAGACGAAAACATTTTTCGGGCTGTACACCACCAGCTCTGCTCTTTCTTCGTCAGTTCTATTATGTAGGCAAACATCATCCAATCAAAGTTTTTTCAGCAGTAAACAAAGTTTTATCTATTGGCATGAAAACGGAAAGCTTTCAACTAAAGAAACATAAAGTTCTAACTTGTTACGAGCCACAAAGTTGGGCTGAAAAAGAAGCGCAATAATATAAAAAGAATCTTATCAGCCTTAAGAGATGGTACATGTGTGAGTATTGTAAATCTATAACGAATCTGCATCAACCATGTACTAACCATAAATTATACCTTGAATGTTAGTTACAGCTTACCCTGTTAAGAcattaattaaaggaaaaactgaGAGACCTTTAAAAACTTGTTAGAAATAATAGGGCGAATAGCTACATATACCTTGCCTCATAAAAAAGCATCGACATCAGGAtgcaaaaattattttgaacgAACAGATTCAACTAAAATCATTTGTACTAAATAACAGACATTTAAGAATCAAGGCCAGTTAATTAATGATGAGAATATCGTAAGTTATGTCCATGCCAAAGTAACTTATACTTGGAACTCCAGATCTAAAAATATTAAAGTGAGATCAGCACCTTCAGTCACAGTAAAGCGGAGAAGTATTTGATATGGAAACATCATAGTTTCTCCAAGGGCAGGTTCCAAGTGTAATTTTTGAACAACTCTTAAAGATTGAATATATGTAAATCCACAATCTGAACAATTTAATCTCTTTGCACGGAAAACCACCTTTGATTTGGAATTTCTATTTGTACAACATCAATATTTGCACCTGAATCtctaggacaacaaaagagtcaaaGAAATGATACAAAATATAATGAAAAAATAACAGTTCCTCCCAGCCCAGACCGACTCATGCAACAcctttgagatgaaaatttaattgtacaataaTCAGCCCATCTGTGCTGGTTCTACAGACGATAAGGAGAGCTCACAAGTTTTTCAAAATCCTTTCTTATCAAGTATTGTACTATTGTTGCTTCAGGGGAAAATTTCGTATGCTGAATGAAGTAGCAGTATGCGCACCTTAGCAGAAAATTTCATAGAGGCGCTTGAGCAAATAACCACATTCATATACATAATCCACCTAGAAAGCAAtaaacacatatatataaatcaaatATCCAAAATCATCAACACTGaggtaaaaagaaaaatgaaacacaaAGAAAATTCAGAGGCCGAATGAATTCTAACTGAATAATCTCTAAAGAAATTGAATCAAACACTTACATGGTCACCATGAAGAAACAAAGATCACGGTTGAGAGGCCAAGCAATATGTTTGCGGGATTTGTGAAGGAAGGCGAGGGCAGAGGCCACTTCCAGTGCAATTCGATATCTATTGAACCATGGAATTGAGGTGTATCATGTTTTCTTAGCACGCTTTACTCCATGCTACTATTCTCCATGAACGCATGCACTAAGAAACCCATAATTAGGGTACACGCCAAGATGGATTAACAAAGTGTGGATGATGAATTTTGCTCCATGCTCAAGAGAGGCAAAGGGACAGGACAAAGAAGAGCAGCTCGGTCAATTTGGGGGAAAATGAAGAGTACACATGGTTTGCTAAAACAGTAGTGTGAATACACGTGTTTATTGTAGAAGGCAAGGAAATTCATTCACCAATAAAATAAGCACAAGTTCACAGCGGTGTTCGTACACCCTCACgtactccttccgtttcaatttacgtgaacctatttcctttttggtccgtgccaaaaagaatgacctctttccttatttggaaacaatttacctttatgcaatgatttataaccacacaaaatatatttgcctcattttacaccacaagttcaaaagtcttttctatttttttaaactccgtgtccagtcaaatatgttcacataaattgaaacggagggagtagtaatttttggaaaaaagaaattaTGTTACATTTGGATTGATATCAAACTGGGAGATTCTGTTCCCTGATGGGTGttgtaattaattttaaaaactaagaaaattgCAGTAATTGATAGAGGAACAACtaagaagaagcaaaaaatagTTAGGTTTCATTTcatgaaaaaggcaaatgagagctCAATTATGTAAAAATACTGATATGTCTAACTAGGGACTAGGACGCAAAGTGTCCAAATAGGAAAACATAGAAGAGTGAATGTGCATATAACACTTCTTACACTTAAAAAGTAACTAGACCTTAACTGTAAACTAGTAAAGTAGTAACTAACTTATATTCCTTATGTTAAGTACCACTCCCTCAACTGTATGTACTACTCTTGCATGCATGTTAATACTCCTTTCAATCTAGCTCACATCAGTACCCCGCCGTTAAGAACTTCTTTGTCCCCAAGAAAGAAATGAAGGAAATCGAACTCTCAGAGCATTGACATCTTCCCAGGTAGCCTGAGCTTCATCAAGGTGTTCCCATTGGATGAGCAGTTGAACCACAACTTTGTTACCCTTTCGAATCATTCTCTTATCTAAAGTACTGACTTGTTTTGGACAATTTGGACTCGAAATGTTTAGCATCGATGGATGTGAGATTCGAGCTAGAACTGCATAGCATGGTTTGAGTAGTGAAACATGAAAAGTAGGGTGAAGGAGCAAGTCAGTCGGTAAGGATAACTTGTAGGCAACAGGTCCCACTTTCTGGATAACCATGTAAGGATCATAGTACTTAGAAGACAACTTGCTGAAATGATGAGCAGCCAtagttgtgagcacctaatttttgacaatatttaattttttttgtcacttcttctatgtaaatattttagggggttttaacatacaaatttttagctttgttatactttttattataggttaaaaatacaaaattttagaaggtgaattattactattaatattattttatttttattcttatttttaaataataataaaaaatccgaaaaatattatttttttttaaatttttgggagagatttaaaaaaataagaaaaaggaaagtatggaattaaaaaaaaagtaaaagtaggtggaattctcttttaaaaaagtgaaagaaagtaaaaaattaaaaaaataaaagtaaagttttgtggaaatttttaaaaataaaaagtaaaagaaagttggaattaaaaaaataatataaaggtagctgaaaatttaaaaaaaattaaattaaaataaagtagatttttttaaagaaaagtaaaagaaagtggattgtttttttaagaaaagtaaaattagtggaattctcttttaaaaaagtaaaaaaagtgggattttaaataagataaaagtaattaaagttggaatttaaaaaataaaagtaaagaaaggtggtaattctttttataaaaaaagaaaagcaaaatgtaagtgagatttcttttaaataaaaagttaaaaagattaaaaaaaaatctgattttttttttgaaaattctcctataaatagaagagaaatatttgaagaaaagaagagaagagaaaaggGAAGAATATTGAGAGAAAAcaaattttcttcttctatgctaaagagaatttctactagttttattctttctacctatttctttcaacaaaaaaaaaacatatagcCATTCATTAccttgtttaaaaaaaaatacctcaaaaacaggagctaaatcacaccaaaaatcaaatccaaaagcttcaaactcaATTTAAAAGATAACCCAAAATACTAGCCCGAAGAGGTCAAAGTCGAGTTCGGTTCGTAAAGTTTCCGCTCGTTGCCTCTGATTGTGATTTATTTGCATATTAAATTTGATGGTTGTTTGCTCCATATGTATTGAATAAGATCTTCATCTATAAAAGGTTCATTCTTTTCTTAACCAATGTTTCCATTATTTTTCTTTCACCGTATTTCCTTttgatttgtatattatattttggttatctaccaacttgaaagatatgaacaaaaaaatgaaggaagagcatcAAGAAATAGAATTCGTGAAAGACAGAATGAGTTTCTTCAATGAGATTGTAGTTCATAGGGAAAGATAGGAAAATGTATTCAAAATGGAGAGAGAACGATGTAATAGCTTGGATCCAAATTAAAGGATGTTAAGTCAATAGCAAATTTGATACCGACATGGGTGattaggtccataataactcaaatcatatatttcttcaataataattccatattcataaatcatgaccttgcaataatctcaaagtagttttaggaagaaacataatcatgaatatttgtagtttgctttaaatTGAATACAATCCTTTTAGAATAATCGAGGcgcgccatgccaaataaaatctcaaaacccatggccctcatttaattaattttaattattagaaatcgaggcgtgccatttagttgaattttccatggccctcgcaaacttgaaagtgtgtagttgctttaggcgcactattttttaaaaaaaaaaattaatttcctaaactcgggtgtgcattttatgtgacccaaatccaaatctcaacaacgttagataaaatgtgtcgtggaccgcgggtgcatttcatgtgacgtggttcaatacGTGTTTTATATGACAttgaatttttccaaaaaaaaaattaattaaaagtggctaataagttaaaaatataccataggttgaaacatgttttaaaaatcagataataggccaattgtaatagtttaagcgaccgtgctagaaccacggaatccggaaatgcctaacaccttctcccgggttaacagaattccctactcagaatttctggttcgcagacttcaaaaggaaagtcgaaatttcctcgatttgggatttaaaataaatcggtgacttgggacaccaaataaactatcccaagtggcgactctgaattgaataattaatcccatttcgaataatgtcacttaaattggaaaatctcccttatataccttcgggtgtgtaaaaaggaggtgtgacagctctggcgactctgctggggatccaaacccagaacttcggttcagggttcaagaattcgagcttagaataactgttatagttggcttgttttatctgatttttacatgttgagcctaatgtgctaaatgccgcttttaccgctttgatattgtttggattgtatataaattgctacgaaaccctcctctctctgagtcttctaaatcatctgggaagtgtgcacttcgtgtgacttcttttctattagtgtcttatcccaattttagaacgaggttcggacaagttgcaaagccggtgaagcttctgtattcccggtacgctgcccccccctcggctcgaactgtctgctcgggtaagccaggtctaaaacaataaacccaggtttttaaacctagtataacaagcctcatgccggatccttagtaggaacgtttgtttgcatcatgtgcatttgaccttggagactcaatacaggggttgggtctgtctaggacaggtgtacccaaatgaaaaagaccatcctgatgcatcttacatgctacttgcgtatctgtttgtttcggcttgcatgttgaccggcttctagaacagaggaagaaaataaaattaaaaaaatcaaaaaaaaaataataataataatataggagtgagaggtaggtatttagaaaattctgaaaccCTGCCGAAATTCCGGAAAAAAAAAGTCATCTCCAAATGAGCCAAAGTTTTCAACTGCCATGTTCTGTCAATActggcgaactacgcgggtttgattctcaccggatgtgagatacgtaggcaaacctcatcggttccggcccataattttcaaaaaaaaaatccaaaaatattttcctttacttcctctctagaaaagtcttttttttaaaccccaattttcaaaaaatccaaaaaaaaatattttccattacttgcttctttagaaactaattgttttttttaaaaaaaatatatacaaaaatattttcttttactgcttatttagaccctaattgtttttaatatatatatatatatacaaaaatattttcttttaatttcttccaaaaatccaaaaatattttcattcttctttcaaaattgaaaagaaaattcaaaattcaaaaatatttcatttttttagaagtatttctttcataaattcaaaataaaattccaaaaatatttttctttcttctttagaatttttgtttctatcgaaattccaaaaaaaaaaaacagtaaaagtctaaattaaaaaaaaaactttcttctttcgaaattcccaaaaaaaaaaaaattgaaatcaaaaatattttctttcttctttataattaTTTCTTGCGGaaattaaaatattccaaaaaaaaaagatttagtttatttactttatttttggtCTTCTCTAACTAcgctagtttgattctcaccggatgtgggatacataggcaacccccatcgggtccaacttcatttttgtaaaaatagcccaaaaagaacaaatttttttgttttgattgtaaataagaaggtgatgtcattcttgtctaaaatagttgaatgtccccaaaagggcgtcgGAATGCCGTTTTTacaagaacaaccacctttagtaatttttttaaggttttggccgtttagcaaacacaaccttaaaatcttcttccccgaagtgctgaaaggccgtatttgcaaagtcggattttttatgaattttttttttaaaaaaatagtgataaccttttcttgagtcaaaatgagtcataaccttttaaattaaatcaccctaataaatgtgcatgATGAGCACAGATGAAAACGAACCCTTCGCAGCTCTTGAAGagatccccttacagctccacatgtggtggaatgacctagGAAAAGGTAGCCGAGGAACTGTGATAAAAGttttgggtggtcttgtcggACTTTTTAACATCAACCAAGATTGGACGTGATtgaagccttgatacctttttggaatccgactcgcaatgtgtttcgcttttctgattttgagctcacacccacgCTAGAGGAAATTGCGGGTTACGCCGGCCTTAGCGGAAACCTTAGAAGTCGGTACCCGGTGTTACCGAGACCAGTATCTCCTCACAAGTTTCTggatatgttgagtattagccgGGATATTCAGGATGGGAGTTTATCTGGAGGGTTTTGCACTTTCCAGTTCCTGTACCAACGTTATGGCAATCCCCAAGGTTTCGAAGCACCGAATACTGGTCTGACCCATGCCAGAAAtaaagataaatgggaggcaaggcggggtttggtttttatagtagcattcttgggtgttaTAATATGTCCGCAAAAAGACGGcaacatagaattgggcctcgtgggaatggttgatgtcgcaatcaagaaagctaatggcacatttgttcccctgatcttatctgagatttaccgagctttgaccatctgtcgagaagggggaaaattcttctaaggctgcaacttactactacaattgtggatactggaacatctctgccaccgtgtcgggtatatgaactacgacatgaccggtttggattgcatcgaagaatttgaaagccgaCTGGCGGGGGTTGAATTTCCAGAGGGTACCGAAGCTTGGTTTGCCCACTTGAGTTCTTTAACTTCGGATAAAATTGAGTGGACATTCGGATGGCTCCCTGCCAtcgaagtcatatacatgtcaGCTAAAGTGTGCTACTTTCTCCTAATGGGCATCCAGAGCATCCAGCCATATACTCCTCACAGGGTTttgcgccaactaggaagatttcaaaccgtcccccatgacgaagatttgagtgtacatgtCGTCTAATTGGGCCCAAAGGCTGTATTTCCAGAAGGAAGAGTTCGCCAAGTTTGGAATGAGTGCAAATTTCTCGAACCCAAGACTATGGTGCGGGATCTAGTTAGAGGTGAGGTGGACCCCAATTATATGGTTTGGTTTGGCAAAAGATTTCAAATTcctcgagagcccgagagacctgctaagagacctcatgtccaacaattcactaacGACTCGCAGGAGCAGTGGGGatggttggcaaaagaagaaagctatagggctaagataagtaaattagagggacaaatcagggacctcaaaTTTGGCCACAGTATCCAAGCTGccgcagatgaaggggaaaagaaaaagctaactcaggaaaatgaagctctcaaagctcaaatccataaaatgagaatagctgctagaa
Above is a window of Nicotiana tabacum cultivar K326 chromosome 8, ASM71507v2, whole genome shotgun sequence DNA encoding:
- the LOC142163154 gene encoding uncharacterized protein LOC142163154 gives rise to the protein MAAHHFSKLSSKYYDPYMVIQKVGPVAYKLSLPTDLLLHPTFHVSLLKPCYAVLARISHPSMLNISSPNCPKQVSTLDKRMIRKGNKVVVQLLIQWEHLDEAQATWEDVNALRVRFPSFLSWGQRSS